CACCTCGGTCGCCACCACCAGCGCGTTGACGCTGAGCAGGCCCAGCGACGGCGGGCAGTCGATCACCACGAAGTCGTACTCGTGGAGATGGGGGGCGAGCTTCTCCTCGAGCACCCGCTCCCGCCCCAGCTCGTTGACCAGGGCGAGCTCGGCGCCGCTCAGCTCGATGTTGGCGGGGAGGAAGTCGACCCCGATCTTCTCCGAGTGCATCCGGATGTCGGTGAGGTCGACGTGGGGATTGGTGAGCAGGTCGTAGACGGTGAGCTCGACCTCGTCGGGGTACCGGCAGCCCATGTTGATGGTCAGGTGACCCTGCGGATCGAGGTCGATGCAGAGGACCCGCCTGCCGGTCTCGGCCAGCGCGCCGCCGAGGTTGACCGCGGTGGTCGTCTTGCCGACGCCGCCCTTCTGGTTGGCGATGGCGAGGACCCGGGTCATCCTTTCTCGTCCCTCAGGTCCCGACCGAACAGATGCGCTCCACCAGGGCGTTATCATACCGAAGCCGCGGCGGCCCGAAGGGCGGATGCACAGCTGGGCTCCGTATTTGTAGGCTGTCCCGGGCGGATGCGCGCCGGGCGCGCATTCCTCTCACCGAATGGGCGGAGCACGGGGAGCATCGTTGGCTGAGGTCGAGCGGGTCAAGCCACGTGCCATGTACGTCGAGGAGGCGATCCAGTAC
Above is a genomic segment from Candidatus Dormiibacterota bacterium containing:
- a CDS encoding AAA family ATPase; translation: MTRVLAIANQKGGVGKTTTAVNLGGALAETGRRVLCIDLDPQGHLTINMGCRYPDEVELTVYDLLTNPHVDLTDIRMHSEKIGVDFLPANIELSGAELALVNELGRERVLEEKLAPHLHEYDFVVIDCPPSLGLLSVNALVVATEVIIPLQCEYFGMKGMQQLQRTIDRVRHKLNPQLRIAGILPTIFKSRTLHSQEVLDLVKEHYGDQVFEVRVDASIRFAECPLEGQSILQYANASPGAKAYRALAAAVLNGDAGEGEGGK